A single window of Crassostrea angulata isolate pt1a10 chromosome 8, ASM2561291v2, whole genome shotgun sequence DNA harbors:
- the LOC128158913 gene encoding protein piccolo-like isoform X5, with product MVLAYVFVFNVAASQFYLTWIYRVQSWILSITALCINQSVFVGFVWFLFAYILYNVSGAKGLLHFLSRGREKLLFCVMGNDTSSIPSEATTPVSPSSEWQSVYSIGSKRRSSVSSTRLPSPSEPPEPDLSHLSEDEIRTIRSVIGRAKTMQQEEQQRIRELEEDYIAHATSVEQRALSVEVEKPEVHLCPICLKNELSVEEPPGVRSGQNICNDCGVLTCNDCGAFQGSMTSKLQEWVCVVCGKRRKLVFSTGLWHPGVDPNEEVPLERELQSQLEKLKTEEKPKPPLEKAISTDQAPKRPPLPRQKSLPVPAILPKVTEKTVSPQQKDASQSSLSGRSDTNVPEGSESEDYATLPTKPNSKFGSALWNMMGSCARGPMGRSVRSRSDSESSDVTSDVDMVDVSMQYQQGDAISPDDGSDDYSMMSIGSSGEDSLKRRPKHRPRSLSIPRSQSATSSDDETSDSNVSTDTECRLAHLDGMDGELVARAASAFAEEMEDFKSHDPWKELQIKPEPEIHEDMKKRSPYAPRSPSWREGLESPPFSPRRRDSYPGKKRGSPTRSPKDRHHFTFPDTTSPNAKQPQSETDALFEAEYAEEPPQFVHSVHSLEDKDAHGYTASNYGKDRQKDHSGIVEYECEPRIIARIPESTACMDLATYAATIASNTANLTQMSVSPTNLNAHDRDRMISPDSQGSVSPISPGYYEHGTIPEEDEDEEEIELADPSSKSIDYQGSKRQKVRPPSTDWSPVIDLSPILDVSPSIEEAEQEDMLVMQEQERRRRESQEEDTSGDESKHYFQPVKEEDDLKSFYGLKRYERVEDICKLLDIPASEFENIQTSAEPQPNVPVVTTADLCKPSTTTTEQAIPSSVSSIITAKDAPAKENKTKLNNSTVVSTSRAKPDSIDGASPSSDKSDGKSDGKTKDSKTRRKLPEPTADMIAQHSRKKKPLPPLPPTTLQREPESDKKNKNYATVIIPERKFTSAASKSLTEAQPTKSLKDQVQKQDSEERRRRAKDLKAKPDPLLIQHIEAEEQSLSPQYKVLDSPPSPESRSSLKRDYSDSTSVSPSSSPDRELYPFPSPVTPPDSDSSPPKPHSPSSPGTDNFDEDGDLRERTSSAEAIYECIFPVPAGKTDNTGKVTPGKGRKKSDQSAVDGKKVRRKLPPLPPEEASATPPPIPPKPKSYSSARRNSARQRSGYITPSSTSDESMNEEDFEVAMLTKQRRMNDLDKPSLDRWNGNYLPPDMDDSKVKKNVKQMYNEDVKANIPPDVSVEIDRAMDQYNREKDETDQIIDSMITIYGVPITQAMKSLKKRLQEELRRATEGRRQRIEEIEEIRALQAQICELKLSQDYAKVQAKRNAQKQAAGKSAGPGNKKRGSAPMAAPRSSPQVMPRRSRHKRQSSDPMISKFSPIKEDKDIEADFQLKTHKTNEEASQKYITDDSSQSGLSDNESIRSEPAFNSRNKKTKPSAYTDMFYNQNNPARKPNIEPSSSLPSLPPKCHSDTNLPEKAKSKSAMYVSDDDESRAREDRKQKLQQEIEKRKKKLEETTKLKTELFNLTRSGQVMAHSYDDIPKKSSRTYPSSRPIPTGIIKPIEDDDDFDDGSDDNEFVTRSHQEINKASVVESSEANYSSSEYLAHKQESVRRSRLEDVTSYSSPYLFTGNINDPRVSKTTKQKVDFYLDPASRDAVITSSVTLPDLHSRRADMEYPPPKDYGAMSDTETSPPSDSTPAMPLLDDVKERSRQIIHGIGTGSRPVSAEFNFSGGVEDLMNGMHRVESDNSVDADEPIMKHMMEGGVTILKQLERKKQPPPPQPKVYDFPIKRILLTRDPKDRSIKAGNGLGMKIVGGRTIPGTKTVGAYVAAIYQGGVAEQLLGELQEGDQILEWNGIDLSDKTYEEVQTIICQPNGEIELVVRPAPHRAGRSKTEESYGSSYDNFEFVSDDVYEKCVKSNLGVDPGQLAAQLAGINDTESPNASQSSSQHEYFTPSVSSQCSSPRSDPASVSSDRQRGNSSDDRSQRTSLDDRQTTRANVDEKTARNHTQDRHQRSSLDERSQRSASDDRPQRCSLDERSSRSTYNGRSQRTSLESKSQRTSLERSPRPSPRPSPRPSVEEKRKQVATPDDRHQSRVLEKSDSVDKVDKSTQQEDKYWGDIQLQLGHDEHESNLHIHVIQARNLKPKDINGLSDPFVKIYLLPGRCSENKRRTKHISRTLNPEWHQTVTFQNIHHEEVKYKTLEITVWDYDRFKANDFLGEVVIDLAVEGFLNDEPHWYPLQDHDPTRGVELPKPTVLPPSGKTNDIRKNFASQSVYRTSRDSPNMQRRKKEKPDNMGRRRRSLGNLSDVDRV from the exons ATGGTACTAGCGTATGTTTTCGTTTTCAATGTCGCAGCCAGCCAATTCTACTTAACATGGATATATCGTGTACAATCCTGGATTCTGTCGATTACAGCACTATGTATCAACCAGTCTGTGTTTGTCGGATTTGTGTGGTTTCTATTTGCATACATCCTTTACAATGTCAGTGGAGCCAAAGGCTTGTTACACTTCCTGTCACGCGGTAGGGAGAAGTTATTATTTTGTGTGATGGGGAATGACACCAGCAGTATCCCCTCAGAGGCCACGACCCCCGTCTCCCCCTCCTCGGAATGGCAGTCCGTCTACTCCATTGGGTCCAAAAGACGGTCCTCCGTTTCCTCCACGAGACTTCCGTCTCCATCAGAGCCACCGGAACCGGATCTTAGTCATCTATCAGAGGATGAAATCCGGACCATCCGGTCCGTCATTGGCCGGGCCAAGACCATGCAGCAGGAGGAACAGCAGAGGATTAG aGAACTGGAGGAGGACTACATTGCGCATGCTACATCGGTCGAACAGAGGGCGCTGTCGGTGGAAGTGGAGAAACCAGAAGTCCATTTATGTCCAATCTGCCTTAAAAACGAGCTCAGTGTTGAGGAACCCCCTGGGGTTCGCTCGggtcaaaatatatgcaatgactgTGGGGTCCTGACCTGTAATGATTGCGGGGCCTTTCAGGGGTCGATGACGTCAAAG CTCCAGGAATGGGTGTGTGTTGTTTGTGGAAAGAGAAGAAAACTGGTGTTCAGTACCGGACTGTGGCACCCCGGGGTCGACCCAAATGAGGAGGTACCCCTGGAGAGAGAGCTGCAGTCACAACTAGAGAAACTTAAG ACGGAGGAAAAACCCAAACCTCCGTTGGAAAAAGCCATTTCCACAGACCAAGCGCCAAAAAGACCGCCACTACCTCGGCaaaaatcacttccggttcccGCCATTCTTCCCAAAGTCACGGAGAAGACAGTGTCACCTCAGCAAAAGGACGCGAGTCAGAGCAGCCTATCTGGCCGGAGTGACACCAATGTTCCCGAGGGTTCGGAGTCCGAGGACTATGCAACATTGCCGACAAAACCAAACTCTAAGTTTGGCT CCGCTCTGTGGAACATGATGGGAAGCTGTG CTAGGGGGCCTATGGGACGAAGTGTGCGCTCGCGTAGTGATTCCGAATCATCGGATGTGACGTCAGATGTTGATATGGTGGACGTATCTATGCAATATCAACAGGGAGATGCTATAAGCCCTGATGACGGAAGTGATGACTACTCCATGATGAGTATCGGAAGCAGCGGAGAGGACAGTCTAAAACGAAGACCAAAACACCGCCCAAGATCTCTCAGCATCCCGAGATCCCAAAGTGCTACGTCATCTGATGACGAGACTTCCGACAGCAATGTCAGTACAGATACAGAGTGTCGTCTGGCGCATCTAGACGGAATGGACGGTGAACTCGTGGCCAGAGCTGCGTCTGCGTTCGCAGAAGAAATGGAGGACTTTAAATCACATGATCCTTGGAAAGAGCTTCAAATAAAACCGGAACCGGAAATTCATGAGGATATGAAAAAACGAAGTCCGTATGCTCCGCGTAGTCCCAGTTGGAGAGAGGGACTGGAAAGTCCGCCCTTCTCACCGCGACGCCGTGACTCATATCCGGGAAAGAAACGAGGTTCTCCGACCCGATCACCAAAAGATCGGCATCATTTCACATTCCCCGACACAACGTCCCCTAACGCCAAACAGCCCCAGTCCGAGACGGACGCACTGTTTGAGGCGGAATACGCCGAGGAACCACCACAGTTTGTTCATTCGGTGCATTCTCTCGAGGATAAGGACGCGCATGGCTACACTGCTTCTAATTACGGCAAAGATCGACAAAAAGATCATTCCGGCATTGTAGAATATGAGTGTGAACCAAGAATTATTGCGCGAATTCCCGAGTCAACCGCGTGCATGGATTTAGCAACATATGCGGCAACCATTGCCAGTAACACAGCAAACTTGACACAAATGTCTGTTTCTCCCACAAACCTTAATGCTCATGATCGTGATCGTATGATATCCCCCGATTCCCAGGGAAGCGTCTCCCCGATATCCCCCGGATACTATGAACACGGAACTATTCCAGAGGAAGACGAAGATGAGGAAGAGATCGAGCTCGCTGATCCTTCGTCGAAATCCATTGATTACCAAGGTTCTAAACGTCAAAAAGTTAGACCCCCTTCTACAGACTGGTCCCCTGTGATTGACCTTTCACCCATTCTGGACGTGTCACCCTCCATCGAGGAGGCGGAACAGGAAGACATGCTGGTCATGCAGGAGCAGGAGCGAAGGAGGCGAGAGTCCCAAGAGGAGGATACTTCCGGTGATGaatcaaaacattattttcaacCCGTAAAAGAGGAGGACGACTTGAAATCGTTCTATGGATTAAAACGTTATGAGCGCGTGGAAGATATCTGTAAGCTATTGGATATACCTGCTAGTGAGTTTGAGAACATTCAAACGAGCGCGGAGCCACAACCTAATGTTCCTGTTGTTACCACTGCTGATTTATGTAAACCCTCTACCACCACGACAGAACAAGCTATTCCTAGTTCTGTCTCTTCGATTATCACTGCTAAAGATGCTCCTGCCAAAGAGAATAAAACCAAACTAAACAATTCAACTGTTGTTAGTACCTCACGTGCAAAGCCCGATAGTATTGATGGAGCCTCGCCGAGTTCAGATAAATCTGACGGGAAAAGTGACGGGAAAACAAAGGACAGCAAGACGAGGCGGAAACTTCCAGAACCCACTGCCGACATGATAGCTCAACATTCTAGAAAGAAGAAACCTTTACCGCCTCTACCACCTACTACACTACAGAGGGAACCAGAAAGTGACAAGAAGAATAAGAACTACGCCACGGTTATTATACCAGAGCGAAAATTCACGTCTGCTGCTTCAAAGTCATTGACAGAAGCACAGCCCACCAAGTCATTGAAAGACCAAGTTCAAAAACAAGATTCAGAAGAACGCCGACGAAGAGCGAAAGACCTAAAAGCCAAACCGGATCCGTTGTTAATACAGCATATTGAGGCCGAGGAGCAGTCACTGTCACCGCAGTATAAAGTATTAGACTCACCGCCGAGTCCGGAGTCAAGGTCATCGTTAAAACGAGACTACTCGGACAGCACTTCCGTTTCCCCATCTTCATCACCTGACCGTGAACTGTATCCCTTCCCATCCCCAGTTACTCCCCCTGACTCGGACTCTTCCCCGCCAAAACCACACTCTCCTTCCTCTCCAGGAACTGATAATTTTGATGAAGACGGCGATTTAAGAGAAAGGACATCGTCTGCTGAAGCGATTTATGAGTGTATATTTCCTGTGCCTGCTGGAAAAACGGACAACACAGGAAAGGTCACCCCaggaaaaggaagaaaaaagtCTGACCAG TCTGCAGTAGATGGAAAGAAGGTAAGACGAAAGTTGCCTCCCCTTCCACCGGAAGAAGCGTCCGCCACCCCTCCGCCTATACCACCCAAACCAAAATCGTACAGCTCAGCGCGCCGGAACTCTGCAAGACAGAGGTCTGGATATATCACGCCCTCCTCGACCAGTGATGAATCGATGAACGAAGAGGATTTTGAGGTAGCCATGCTTACCAAACAGCGTCGTATGAATGATTTAGACAAGCCTTCCTTGGACCGATGGAATGGGAATTATCTTCCACCAGATATGGATGAttcaaaagtgaaaaagaatgtGAAACAAATGTATAATGAGGATGTTAAAGCTAACATCCCTCCCGATGTGTCCGTGGAGATTGACAGAGCAATGGACCAGTATAACAGAGAAAAGGACGAGACGGATCAGATAATTGATTCCATGATTACAATATACGGTGTACCAATAACACAAGCCATGAAGTCGCTGAAGAAACGACTGCAGGAAGAGTTAAGGCGAGCAACAGAAGGTCGAAGGCAAAGGATAGAAGAAATCGAGGAAATTCGTGCGTTACAAGCTCAGATATGTGAATTAAAGTTAAGTCAGGACTATGCTAAAGTGCAAGCCAAACGAAATGCTCAAAAGCAGGCAGCTGGCAAATCTGCTGGACCTGGCAATAAAAAGCGTGGATCCGCTCCCATGGCTGCTCCGAGATCCTCACCACAAGTCATGCCCCGGAGATCTCGACACAAGAGACAGTCTAGTGATCCAATGATCTCAAAGTTCTCACCCATTAAAGAGGATAAAGACATTGAAGCTGACTTTCAATTAAAAACCCACAAGACAAACGAGGAAGCTTCCCAGAAATATATCACAGATGACAGTTCACAATCTGGTTTGTCTGATAATGAGAGCATTCGTTCAGAACCCGCTTTTAATTCTagaaataagaaaactaaacCTTCTGCATACACTGATATGTTCTATAATCAGAACAACCCAGCGCGAAAACCAAATATCGAACCTTCCTCTTCTTTGCCATCCTTGCCACCTAAGTGTCATTCCGACACTAATTTACCAGAGAAAGCCAAATCAAAGAGCGCTATGTACGTGTCAGACGACGATGAATCAAGGGCCAGAGAAGACAGAAAGCAAAAATTACAACAAGAAATCGAAAAACGTAAAAAGAAACTGGAAGAGACCACTAAATTGAAAACTGAGCTATTCAATTTAACAAGATCTGGGCAGGTTATGGCTCACAGCTATGACGACATTCCCAAAAAATCGAGTCGAACCTACCCTTCATCTCGTCCTATTCCTACTGGTATCATAAAACCCATCGAAGACGATGACGACTTCGACGATGGTTCCGATGATAACGAATTTGTCACTAGAAGCCACCAGGAGATTAACAAGGCCAGTGTGGTGGAGTCTAGTGAAGCTAACTATAGTTCTTCCGAATATCTTGCTCACAAGCAAGAATCGGTCAGGCGTAGTAGACTAGAGGATGTTACCTCCTATTCAAGCCCCTATTTATTCACAGGAAATATCAATGACCCGCGCGTATCCAAAACAACCAAACAGAAGGTAGACTTTTACCTTGACCCTGCCTCTAGGGACGCTGTGATAACGAGTAGTGTGACCTTGCCTGACCTCCACTCGAGACGGGCCGACATGGAGTACCCTCCTCCCAAGGACTACGGCGCCATGTCAGACACAGAGACCAGTCCACCTAGCGACTCTACCCCAGCTATGCCCCTCCTTGATGACGTCAAAGAACGATCCCGGCAGATTATCCATGGCATTGGGACCGGAAGTCGACCGGTGTCCGCAGAGTTCAACTTCTCTGGGGGAGTAGAAG ACCTGATGAATGGGATGCACCGCGTGGAGAGTGACAACAGTGTGGACGCGGATGAACCAATCATGAAGCACATGATGGAGGGTGGGGTGACCATCCTAAAACAGCTAGAACGCAAGAAACAG CCTCCCCCTCCCCAGCCAAAGGTGTATGATTTCCCCATAAAGAGGATTCTGTTGACAAGAGACCCTAAAGATCGGTCAATTAAAG cCGGGAACGGGCTGGGGATGAAAATCGTCGGTGGTCGAACTATACCAGGAACAAAAACCGTAGGTGCCTATGTAGCCGCCATTTACCAAGGGGGTGTGGCCGAGCAGCTGTTAGGAGAACTACAAGAGG GTGATCAAATATTGGAATGGAACGGGATCGATCTCTCGGACAAGACTTATGAAGAAGTCCAGACAATTATATGTCAGCCTAATGGAGAGATCGAGCTGGTAGTGCGCCC AGCTCCCCATAGAGCAGGAAGATCTAAAACAGAGGAGAGTTATGGTTCTTCCTATGATAACTTCGAGTTCGTCTCTGATGACGTCTATG AGAAATGCGTCAAGTCCAACCTTGGAGTGGACCCCGGTCAGCTTGCAGCACAGTTGGCGGGAATTAACGACACAGAGTCCCCCAACGCCTCTCAGTCGTCCTCCCAGCACGAGTACTTCACCCCCAGCGTGTCCTCCCAGTGTAGCTCTCCACGGTCAGACCCTGCCTCCGTGTCCTCGGACAGACAGCGGGGTAACAGCTCGGACGACCGCTCACAGAGAACCAGTTTAGACGATAGACAGACGACAAGAGCAAATGTTGATGAAAAGACCGCAAGAAACCATACTCAGGACAGGCATCAGAGATCGAGCTTAGATGAGAGGTCTCAGCGGTCCGCGTCGGACGATAGACCACAGAGATGTAGTTTAGATGAGAGGTCGTCTCGGTCAACTTACAATGGCAGGTCGCAAAGAACCAGTTTAGAGAGCAAATCGCAGAGGACTAGTTTAGAAAGGTCACCAAGGCCGTCGCCACGACCGTCGCCAAGGCCGAGTGTGGAGGAGAAGCGGAAACAGGTGGCGACCCCTGACGACAGACATCAGTCACGTGTCCTAGAGAAGTCCGACTCTGTGGACAAAGTTGACAAG TCTACACAGCAAGAAGACAAATACTGGGGAGATATACAG CTGCAGCTGGGCCATGATGAGCACGAGAGTAACCTACACATACACGTGATACAGGCGAGGAACCTGAAACCTAAGGACATCAACGGCCTGTCCGATCCCTTTGTCAAGATTTACTTGCTGCCAGGAAGGTG TTCCGAGAACAAGAGGCGAACGAAGCACATTTCACGGACACTGAACCCAGAGTGGCATCAGACCGTGACTTTCCAGAACATCCACCACGAGGAGGTCAAGTACAAGACCCTGGAGATCACCGTTTGGGACTACGACAGGTTCAAGGCCAACGACTTCCTAGGGGAGGTCGTCATCGACCTGGCCG